The genomic region CCGGTCGATCGACTGCCGGGCGGCGTCCGGCAGGACGCCTGCGCGTTCGAGGAAGCGGGCTGCCGAGCGCCGCCAGCCGGTGCGGCCGCGCAGCAGGGTCGCGCCGTCGGCCACCATGGCGGCACCGACGGTGCGGCCCAGCGCGATCCGTCGCTCGACCGTCATCAGCGCGGCGGCCGCCATCGCGACCCGCGCCAGCACCACGAGGGCGAGGGCGCCGCCCAGCCACCGCCAGCCACCGAGCTCGACCGACTGCACGACCGCGGTCGCCCCGCCGAGCAGCGGGACCCCGACCAGGATGAGCGCGGCGCCGGCACCCACGGCCGCCCGGGCGGCGGGGCCGGCCGGAGCGAACTGCGGCCGGCGCGGATCGGGCAGGTCCAGCCGCCGCCGCACCTCGCGGCGCAGCGCGCTCAGCCGGCCGGGTCGCGCGCGTTCACCCGCCCGGGTCGCGGCCGAGAGCGGCAGCGGGGCGAGGCTCGGCAGCGCCGCGGCGACCACCTCCGGGCCGAGCGCGTCCAGCGCGGTACCGACGACCAGCGCCGGATCGATGCGCAGCGCGAGGGAGGCCATCAGCTCGGCCACGTCGGCGTCGAGTGCCTGGTCCTCGGCGCCGGTCAGCGCGTTGCCGAAGTCCACCACCCACGGCTCGCCGTTCCCGTCGACCAGCACGCTGGAGGCGACCAGGTCGTGGTGGGCGACCCGTGCCGCCCGGAGCCGGGCCACCTGGCGCCACACCCGGGCCAGGAGGTGGGGGGTGACCTCCTCGGGCGGGAGGTCGTCGAGGTTCCGCCCCGGCACGTGTTCCTGGACGACGACGCCACCGCGGTCGGTGCCGCGCGCCAGGACCACCGGAGGCACCCGGACGCCGCGCTCGCGGGCGGTCATCGCGGCCACCGCCTCGTGCTCGGCCTGCTGACCCAGCGGCGCCACGGCGTCGGCGTCCTTGATGTCGCGGACGGCGACGAGGCGGTAGAGCCGGTAGAGCCAGTCCCGCTCGAAGCGATCGGGGTCGAGGACCTTCACGTAGAGCCGGCGGCCGTCCTCGTCGACGGCGGTGAACGGGTGCGAGCTGCGGGCTTCGACCGCCGCGGGCCACAGGTCGCGCACGGGGAGCCCGAAGCGGCGCAGCATGCCGGCCACCCCCGCCGGGGCCGGTTCCCAGCGCGGCACGCCGAGGACGTAGTGCACGAGGGAGCCGATGGCCCACCCCACGGCGGCTCCGCCCAGGATGTCCAGCGGCAGGTGCGCCCCCACGTAGACCCGGGCGAGAGCCACGGACCAGGCCAGCGCCCACGCCACCCGGCGGCCCCTGCGGGTCAGGTACGGCACCGCCGCGGTGGCCAGCGCCGCGGCGACGGCGGCGTGCCCGGAGATGAAGCCGATGCCGCCGACGTTGCCGTCGAGCAGGTTGGCGTCGACCAGGCCGGCCGGGCGCTCCCTCCCGACGATGCTCTTGACCAGGTCGGCGGCCAGGTACGCCAGCGACCCGGACACCAGCATGTCGCGGGCCATCCGGAATCGCTTCGTGAGGGCGGCGATCGCGGCGACGACCGGGACGGCGACGACGTTGCCCAGTTGCATGACCGCCCAGACGACCGGGAAGACGATCGCCGGCAGGTCGTTGACCACGCGGAACAGGTCGCGCTCGAGCACCGGGAGCTCGCCCCGCTGCGCGACCAGGAAACCGATCCCGAAGACGGCCAGTCCGAGGAACACGCGGACGAGGTCGACCGGATGCCGCTGGACGGCGCCCGGGCGGCGGGTTCCCTCGTGCCCGCGCGAGGTCGCTCCCTGCATCAGCGTCCGGGCCGTCACACCGACAGTGCACTGGAGACGGGAAGGCCCCGGCAAGGTGTTCCGGCACCGCCCTGCCGTCGTCCCGCCGTGTCGTCGTCCCAGCATGCAGGTGCGGGTGGACCGCCGGTGTCAGGCGGCCGTGCGTCCCCTGCCCCTGGCAGCGACGGGCGCGGAGTGGCCCGGCGCCGACCGCCGGGGCGGCACGTGCCGGCCGAGCCGATCATGGATCCGCTCGAGGTAGGCCCGGGCCTGCAGGTGGAGGGCGCCCGACGACGGGACGACCGCTCCCGGCGCCGACTCCAGTTCGGCCCTCAGGACGTCGCGCCGCTGCTCGAGCTCCGCCACCTCGGCCAGGAGGACGGCCCGCCGCGCGGCGACGTCGCGGTCCAGGCGCTCCCGGATCGCGGCCGCCTCGGCGTCGGCCCGGCGGCGCTCCTCGCGGCCGGTGCTCAGCATCCGCACGATGTCCTGGCGGGCCTGCAGCCGGGCCGCCTGGGCGTCGTCCCGGGCGCGCAGCCGGATCTGCTCGGCCGCCTCGGCGGCGTGCTGCTCGGTCTGCCGCGCCGACTCCAGCCGTGCCGTGGCCTCCGCACGGGCGTCCCTGCCCGTCCGCTCGGCGGCGGCGACGATCCGGCCGGCCTCGGCGGTCATGTCCGCCACCTCCACCGCGGCCGCGTCGAGCAGTCGCGTCGCCTCGGTCTCTGCGTCGGCGAGCACCGCGCGGGCACCGGCGGTGACGACCTCCGCCTGGGCGCACGCGACGGATCGGTGATTCTCGGCCTCGGCCCTGATGGTCTCGGCCTCGTCGGCGGCCGCGGCGAGCATCGACCCGATCCGGCGGGACTGCCGCAGGAACTCCCCGCCTCCCGACGAGTGGGAGAGCAGCTGCCGGGCCTCGTCGAGCTCGGCGCGCGTGCTGACGTGGACGGCGAGCAGGTGCTCGCGCTCGCGATCGGCGGTGGCCAGCTCGTCCTCGGCCCACTGGGCGTAGGTGTCGACCTGGAAGCGGTCGTAGCCGGCCACGGCGCGACGGAACATGGGCCCGGTATGGAGGACCGAGGGCAGGTCTCCGGAGACGTGCGGACGCTCACGCTCCCGCGGCCCGGTCTCCAGGACCGTCTCCGGTGCCGACACGGGGCGGGCAGCCCCCTCCTCGGCATGCAGCTCGACGCTCATCCCACCTGCCTCCCCACGCAGTTCGGGTACGGGTCGAGGAACGCTACGGCTCCGGATCGGCCCCGGGGCGGTGTGGCGGACAGGGGTCACTCGGAGGGGCTGGGTCCGCCGCTCGATCCGGCTGCCGGGTCGGCGACGCTCGCTCTGGCGTGACGTCGCTCACGAGGGTGAGCCCTGGGCGCCGGGATGCTCCGGAACCGTCGACGTGGCGCACCCTCGTCCCATGGCGCCAGAGCTGACCCCGCCGCCTCCGGGCAGCATGACCGTTCCGCCGCTGTTCGGCTGGGAGGAGATCGCGACCGTCCTGGTGCTCCTCGTCGCCCTCGGCGTCGCGTTCCTCGTGGTCGCGACGACCCGGGCGGGCGCGGCTGAGCGGTCGGAGTGGCAGGCATGGCTGGACGCGCGGTCGAGTCGCGGGCAGGACCCGCCGACGGTCCCGCGGGACTGGCGACGACGTGGTCTGGCGCCGGTCGGCCGACAGGAGACCGACGCGGTCCCGAACCCCGGCGCGGCGCGCCGAAGGCGGGACCCCGACGGCTAGGCTGTCGGCGACATGCCGAGGATCGCGCCACGCACGCTCAGTGTCGTCGTCGCGATGTCGTTGCTGGCGCTCACGGTGGCCCTGAGCTTCCTCACCTGGCACGTCAACGACAACAGCGAGGAGAGCCTGCTCCGCCGTCAGCTGGCCCAGATCGGCACGCTGCTCGGCAACGAGGCGACGGTCCTGGAGGTGCAGCTGGCCGACATGGGACTGGTCGCCGTCGCCACCGATGCGGACCCGGGTGCGTTCGCCCGTATCGCCGACAGGCAGGTGGACGAGACCGGCCAGTCGCTGTCGCTGTGGCGGGTGGGCGACGGAGTGGCCGAGCAAGTGGCCTCGCAGGGCCTCCCACCGCTGCTCCCGGAGGGTGGGACGGAGTCCCTCGCCGCGGTGCAGCCGACCGGCGACCTGGTGATCCTGGGGATCGTGCCCGGAGAGCCGGACCGGCTGGCGTACGCGCTGATGCCGGCGGAGGACGACACGGATCTGCTCGTCTACGCCGAGGCACCGCTGCCGCCGGACCGCCGGCTGGTCGTCCCCGAGGACTCTCCGCTGTCCGGTCTGGAGCTCGCGCTGTACCTGGGGGAGGAGGTGGAGCCCGAAAACCTGCTGCAGGCGACGGTGCCCACCCCCCTCCGCGGTGACACCGAGACCATGACGGTGCCGTTCGGCGACACCTCCATCACCATCGTCGGCTCGTCCCGGACCCACCTGACCGGTGCGCTGTCGGCGGCGCTGCCGTGGATCGTCCTGGGCGTCGGCGGCGTGCTCGCGGTGGGCGGGGGCCTGGTCCTCGAGTACGTGTCCCGCCGCCGGGTGGTGGCCGAGCGGCTGGCCGAGGAGAACGAGCGGCTCTACCGCCAGCAGCGCGGCATCGCCGGAACGCTGCAGCATGCGCTGCTGCCCGCCGTCCCGGAGGTCGACGGCGTCGAGGTCGCCGCGCGTTATGTCGCGGGCGTCGACGAGCTCGAGGTCGGCGGCGACTGGTACGACG from Blastococcus colisei harbors:
- a CDS encoding phosphatase PAP2 family protein, which encodes MTARTLMQGATSRGHEGTRRPGAVQRHPVDLVRVFLGLAVFGIGFLVAQRGELPVLERDLFRVVNDLPAIVFPVVWAVMQLGNVVAVPVVAAIAALTKRFRMARDMLVSGSLAYLAADLVKSIVGRERPAGLVDANLLDGNVGGIGFISGHAAVAAALATAAVPYLTRRGRRVAWALAWSVALARVYVGAHLPLDILGGAAVGWAIGSLVHYVLGVPRWEPAPAGVAGMLRRFGLPVRDLWPAAVEARSSHPFTAVDEDGRRLYVKVLDPDRFERDWLYRLYRLVAVRDIKDADAVAPLGQQAEHEAVAAMTARERGVRVPPVVLARGTDRGGVVVQEHVPGRNLDDLPPEEVTPHLLARVWRQVARLRAARVAHHDLVASSVLVDGNGEPWVVDFGNALTGAEDQALDADVAELMASLALRIDPALVVGTALDALGPEVVAAALPSLAPLPLSAATRAGERARPGRLSALRREVRRRLDLPDPRRPQFAPAGPAARAAVGAGAALILVGVPLLGGATAVVQSVELGGWRWLGGALALVVLARVAMAAAALMTVERRIALGRTVGAAMVADGATLLRGRTGWRRSAARFLERAGVLPDAARQSIDRFVAGAIAAAAVVAVGTFVLAAVEGRLTGWRTPESLVPALLLGVVAWALVLLGQVLARGHGRAGGSAEEEEPQRHVTRTLRSALTWRTGGASAGWNWWPQLCWTSLGIALEAGALAAAVHAVGGDVPLLATAAVYGALHLLWSMVPPTGLPGAADAALLLALTSLGAPLASACAGVLGFRLLVFWLPAGLGLLLAARFEHRFVT
- a CDS encoding PP2C family protein-serine/threonine phosphatase, whose product is MPRIAPRTLSVVVAMSLLALTVALSFLTWHVNDNSEESLLRRQLAQIGTLLGNEATVLEVQLADMGLVAVATDADPGAFARIADRQVDETGQSLSLWRVGDGVAEQVASQGLPPLLPEGGTESLAAVQPTGDLVILGIVPGEPDRLAYALMPAEDDTDLLVYAEAPLPPDRRLVVPEDSPLSGLELALYLGEEVEPENLLQATVPTPLRGDTETMTVPFGDTSITIVGSSRTHLTGALSAALPWIVLGVGGVLAVGGGLVLEYVSRRRVVAERLAEENERLYRQQRGIAGTLQHALLPAVPEVDGVEVAARYVAGVDELEVGGDWYDVIARGPGCCVFVVGDISGRGLPAATTMAALRFAVRAYVSEGHDIEVVMARLRDLLDIGTDHQFATVLLGELDSTAGRLRLVSAGHFPPALITDDQVTLLECPVAPPVGVPAPAPAPAAVLSVGRRATLLAFTDGAVERRTETIDDGLARLAAAAAAARSRPLAAMVDELLGALTTREDKDDTVLLGLRWG